A genomic region of Tigriopus californicus strain San Diego chromosome 1, Tcal_SD_v2.1, whole genome shotgun sequence contains the following coding sequences:
- the LOC131884472 gene encoding zinc transporter ZIP1-like: protein MDLLTVKIITMVLLGGISLFLGLLPMAFRPCMKKKDGHKSKADIFISAFSCFGGGVILTTCLTHMLPEVNLFLKHNIEQGSFPDTGMPIAEILVLSGFMMIYIVEEVTHSCINQVSKDKTAQKVNPEEEPWVLQHGHTEIPTEIIIPPENLGFEATLRGFLVILALSLHAVFEGIALGLTHTVTSVWFLFFAIASHKYVISFCIGMQFVSTGIKPFVNVIYVATFALISPLGAGLGILLSESVSSEASLQNSLVTILQGLATGTLLYVVFFEVIEKERTNGTNGIIQVVFITLGFVCMILLEVVELNVAGGDPVVQSLPDSDTRLCQLEYLNSTWVLPKNFTCTSGQLEPIV from the exons ATGGATCTGCTAACTGTGAAAATCATCACCATGGTCCTTTTGGGGGGCATTTCCTTGTTCCTGGGACTTCTTCCCATGGCCTTTCGACCTtgcatgaagaagaaagatggACACAAATCCAAAGCCGACATCTTTATTTCGGCGTTTTCATGTTTCGGTGGTGGAGTGATCCTCACCACATGCTTAACACACATGCTACCTGAGGTCAACTTGTTCCTGAAGCACAACATTGAGCAGGGGTCTTTCCCGGACACAG GCATGCCTATCGCCGAAATACTGGTTCTGTCGGGATTTATGATGATCTACATTGTCGAAGAGGTCACTCACAGTTGCATTAACCAAGTGAGCAAAGACAAGACTGCCCAAAAGGTCAATCCAGAAGAAGAGCCGTGGGTTTTGCAACATGGGCATACTGAAATCCCCACAGAAATTATCATTCCGCCAGAAAACTTGGGATTTGAG GCCACGCTTCGGGGATTTCTTGTGATTCTTGCCCTTTCCCTCCATGCGGTCTTTGAAGGCATCGCTCTTGGACTGACACATACTGTGACTTCAGTTTGGTTCTTATTCTTCGCCATTGCTTCCCATAAGTATGTGATTTCATTCTGCATCGGCATGCAATTTGTGAGCACAG GAATTAAACCGTTTGTGAATGTGATCTATGTGGCTACGTTTGCCTTGATCTCGCCGTTGGGAGCAGGTCTCGGGATCCTCTTGTCAGAATCCGTCTCTTCGGAGGCATCTCTGCAAAACTCTTTGGTCACGATCCTTCAAGGTCTGGCCACGGGAACTCTTCTTTACGTGGTGTTCTTTGAAGTGATCGAGAAGGAGCGTACCAATGGAACGAATGGCATTATTCAG GTCGTTTTCATCACTCTGGGATTTGTGTGCATGATCCTCTTGGAGGTGGTGGAATTAAACGTTGCTGGCGGAGATCCAGTGGTTCAAAGCCTTCCTGATTCAGACACGAGGCTTTGCCAATTGGAATACTTGAACTCGACTTGGGTACTGCCAAAAAACTTCACTTGTACATCAGGTCAATTGGAGCCAATTGTTTAA